A genome region from Tolypothrix sp. PCC 7712 includes the following:
- a CDS encoding glycosyltransferase family 4 protein encodes MSQPTLTIFYQFNPWNPTIGGIQTCIRYVIKYAPKEFHIRLVGTGNGDPNMPVGQWSEAELFGRKFSFMPLIELKNDNIRGLVPTTVKYTMALLGRDFSSDFMQFHRIEPTIAASGWSGKRIFYIHNDIEQEIKGSSEGGGILWRYFPAAYYALESRLVRQFDRILSCNTKAAKQYQQRYSDITERISYLPNTVDGDVFYSLNSSEREAARIKQAQELGLSTETRFILFAGRLHPQKQPLLLIRSFAALNDPQAHLLIVGQGELEEDVRAEITRLELSNRVTLLPPLAQAKLADLYRVSSMFVLTSAYEGLCRGSIEALACGTPVVTTRAGETPNFLTPDSGIVCEEQTPVAIADQWRKVLRNPENYPSEACVRVVKPYDARYVVNGIYTELLENWQSEQGQFSGAYA; translated from the coding sequence ATGAGTCAGCCTACTCTCACTATTTTCTATCAATTTAATCCCTGGAATCCTACTATTGGCGGCATCCAGACTTGTATCCGCTATGTTATTAAGTATGCGCCTAAAGAGTTCCACATCCGCCTAGTGGGAACAGGTAATGGCGATCCAAACATGCCTGTGGGTCAGTGGTCTGAGGCTGAGTTATTTGGCAGAAAGTTTTCGTTTATGCCCTTAATTGAGCTAAAGAACGACAATATTCGCGGTTTAGTGCCTACCACAGTTAAGTATACAATGGCACTATTAGGGCGCGATTTCTCATCGGACTTTATGCAATTCCATCGCATAGAACCGACAATAGCTGCCTCTGGCTGGTCTGGCAAGAGAATTTTTTATATTCATAATGATATTGAGCAGGAAATAAAAGGCTCAAGCGAGGGAGGCGGTATTCTCTGGCGATATTTCCCTGCTGCTTATTACGCGCTGGAAAGCCGATTAGTACGCCAGTTTGATCGCATCCTCTCGTGCAATACTAAAGCTGCAAAACAATATCAACAGCGTTACTCAGATATTACAGAACGGATTTCCTATCTACCCAATACTGTGGATGGAGATGTTTTCTATTCTTTAAATTCTAGTGAACGGGAAGCAGCTAGAATCAAGCAAGCACAAGAGTTGGGGCTGTCAACTGAGACTCGGTTTATCTTGTTTGCTGGTCGTCTGCATCCACAAAAGCAGCCACTATTGTTGATTCGTTCCTTTGCAGCGCTTAACGATCCTCAGGCTCACTTATTAATTGTGGGTCAGGGTGAGTTAGAAGAAGATGTACGTGCGGAAATTACTCGTTTAGAGTTATCAAATCGAGTCACGCTACTTCCACCACTTGCACAAGCAAAGCTCGCAGATTTATATCGAGTTTCTAGTATGTTTGTGTTAACGAGTGCTTATGAAGGATTATGCCGAGGTAGTATTGAAGCACTGGCCTGTGGAACACCTGTTGTCACAACTCGTGCGGGTGAAACACCAAATTTCCTCACTCCAGATAGTGGTATTGTCTGTGAAGAACAAACTCCAGTAGCGATCGCCGATCAGTGGAGAAAAGTATTAAGGAATCCGGAAAATTATCCCTCGGAAGCATGTGTGCGCGTAGTTAAACCCTATGACGCTCGTTATGTTGTGAATGGTATTTACACTGAATTGTTAGAAAATTGGCAAAGCGAACAAGGTCAATTTTCTGGAGCTTATGCATAA
- a CDS encoding glycosyltransferase family 4 protein, producing the protein MKIAVIGAKGLPPRQGGIEHHCAEIYPRIVAKGHSVDLFARSSTTHVSPFTQTEFQGVQVISLPCPGKKGLDALFSSVLGAILSTTTRYDIVHFHALGPALFSWLPKLSLSTKVVVTCHGLDWQRNKWGKMSSRLIFEGEKAAVRFSDEMIVVSEELRSYFRNTYGRQSVYIPNAAATYGASDPNFAYARSLGLTPGRYILFLGRLVPEKCPDLLLEAFKKLKPQGWKLVLAGGVSDTKSFSAQLLDQVASDRDIVFAGELQGSRLWEIVRGTGLFALPSNLEGLPLALLEAMSENIPIIASDIPPHQQLIGSKRGILFRAGNLDSFVEQMNWAIHHPQEMQAMADNAQRYLQMHYSWEKIAADNLSLYEALVNSPNQQPGKKLVTTKIS; encoded by the coding sequence ATGAAAATAGCTGTTATAGGTGCAAAAGGTCTCCCTCCGAGACAAGGAGGGATTGAGCATCACTGTGCAGAAATCTATCCCCGCATAGTTGCAAAAGGTCATTCTGTTGATTTGTTTGCTCGCTCATCCACTACACATGTCTCTCCTTTTACTCAAACTGAGTTTCAAGGTGTCCAAGTTATCTCTCTACCTTGCCCTGGCAAGAAGGGATTAGATGCCTTATTTAGCTCAGTATTGGGAGCTATTTTATCTACCACAACCCGCTACGATATTGTTCACTTTCATGCTTTAGGCCCGGCTTTATTTAGCTGGCTCCCTAAATTATCTTTGTCTACAAAGGTTGTAGTTACTTGTCATGGATTAGATTGGCAACGTAACAAGTGGGGCAAAATGTCCAGCCGTTTGATTTTTGAAGGCGAAAAAGCTGCTGTTCGCTTTTCCGATGAAATGATTGTAGTTTCGGAAGAGTTACGCAGTTATTTTCGCAACACTTACGGTAGGCAGTCTGTTTATATTCCTAATGCGGCAGCAACTTATGGTGCGTCCGATCCCAATTTTGCCTATGCACGTTCTTTAGGGTTAACACCAGGACGCTACATTTTATTTCTCGGTAGATTAGTTCCCGAAAAGTGCCCCGATCTGCTCTTAGAAGCCTTTAAGAAACTCAAGCCTCAAGGCTGGAAATTGGTACTAGCTGGGGGAGTCAGCGATACAAAATCCTTTAGTGCCCAACTCTTAGACCAAGTAGCTAGCGATCGCGATATCGTTTTTGCAGGTGAGTTACAAGGTTCACGTTTATGGGAGATTGTGCGCGGCACAGGATTATTTGCCTTACCCTCTAACCTAGAAGGATTGCCATTAGCATTGCTAGAAGCAATGTCAGAAAATATTCCCATCATTGCTAGCGATATTCCACCGCATCAACAGCTAATTGGTTCTAAGAGAGGTATATTGTTCCGTGCTGGCAACTTAGACTCCTTCGTTGAGCAAATGAATTGGGCAATTCACCATCCTCAAGAGATGCAGGCAATGGCTGATAATGCTCAACGGTATTTGCAAATGCACTACAGCTGGGAAAAAATTGCTGCTGACAATCTCAGCTTATATGAAGCACTGGTAAATTCGCCTAATCAACAACCAGGCAAAAAACTCGTTACTACAAAAATTTCCTAA
- a CDS encoding AAA family ATPase: MNTNSEQPLILEFVGLPGAGKTTVCREVASRLNNQGVSLVGGDEILQQWKQQSTWQRLIKLIPQTLNQWQILLYSLFLAFQVKPINKQSFAKAAKIFANVKRLDAIAFGAARSAIARSAAPSPQNSQIILLDQGLLQETWSVGITGTTPSAESIKQELALLFHQRPMAIVYFQIDVDTALKRIQNRPTAESRFDRMHPEAAQQLLSKYVAYLQEIVNCAQSFNIPILEIDSSLPIDEKAQRILTWMNNDFIAQREPVCVNNVM; this comes from the coding sequence ATGAATACCAACAGTGAACAGCCACTAATATTAGAGTTTGTCGGATTACCTGGTGCTGGTAAGACTACTGTCTGTCGTGAAGTTGCTTCACGATTAAACAACCAGGGAGTATCTCTGGTTGGTGGCGATGAAATTTTGCAGCAGTGGAAGCAGCAAAGTACTTGGCAAAGACTGATCAAACTGATTCCACAAACCCTGAATCAATGGCAGATTTTGCTGTACTCGCTGTTTTTGGCATTCCAAGTCAAACCGATTAATAAGCAAAGTTTTGCTAAAGCTGCCAAGATTTTTGCCAATGTTAAACGGCTGGATGCGATCGCCTTTGGCGCTGCACGAAGCGCGATTGCGCGCAGCGCAGCGCCAAGTCCTCAAAATTCGCAAATCATCTTACTCGACCAAGGCTTATTGCAAGAAACTTGGTCAGTAGGAATCACTGGTACCACTCCATCTGCAGAAAGCATCAAGCAGGAATTAGCGCTGTTGTTCCACCAAAGACCGATGGCGATCGTTTATTTCCAAATAGATGTAGATACTGCACTTAAGCGCATCCAAAACCGTCCAACAGCTGAAAGTCGTTTTGATCGGATGCATCCCGAAGCAGCGCAGCAATTGTTGTCTAAATATGTTGCTTATCTGCAAGAAATTGTTAACTGCGCGCAAAGTTTCAACATTCCCATTCTAGAAATTGATAGTTCACTGCCTATAGATGAAAAAGCACAACGTATTTTAACCTGGATGAACAATGATTTTATTGCTCAACGTGAACCTGTTTGTGTAAACAATGTGATGTAA
- a CDS encoding class I SAM-dependent methyltransferase, producing the protein MLLPLVYKKIYQLCLRLPDLDIIEVGGAAGTGSIAIGWAIRDSQKKSKLIVVEKCQGGTRTDVGGYAENLELIQKHFENFGVCEQVRLFPQELTFENGQEAIALINTPKIAAFIHDADGRIDRDFYLFWPLLQPGGLIIVDDYANEAKFQPISDRHPQGGAKSLITYRLLNQMIEWGLFQTTYKVGKTIFGIKPHHADFSRFNLETCQKIIAEVNNERSNYLEHRELVLASR; encoded by the coding sequence ATGTTATTACCACTTGTCTATAAAAAGATTTACCAACTTTGTTTGCGATTACCCGATCTCGATATTATCGAAGTTGGTGGTGCAGCAGGTACAGGTAGTATTGCGATTGGTTGGGCGATAAGAGATAGCCAAAAAAAATCTAAATTGATTGTAGTTGAAAAGTGCCAAGGCGGTACTCGGACTGATGTTGGTGGCTATGCGGAAAATCTAGAATTAATTCAAAAACATTTTGAAAATTTTGGCGTATGCGAGCAAGTGCGCCTTTTTCCACAAGAACTCACTTTTGAGAATGGACAAGAAGCGATCGCACTAATTAATACCCCCAAAATTGCTGCTTTCATACATGATGCTGATGGACGCATCGACCGCGATTTTTACTTATTCTGGCCGCTACTGCAACCCGGTGGATTGATTATTGTCGATGACTACGCTAATGAAGCCAAATTTCAGCCAATTAGCGATCGCCATCCCCAAGGTGGTGCTAAATCACTAATCACTTATCGTCTACTAAATCAAATGATTGAATGGGGACTTTTTCAAACTACTTATAAAGTTGGGAAAACTATTTTCGGTATTAAGCCGCATCATGCCGATTTCAGTCGCTTTAACCTAGAAACTTGCCAAAAGATTATTGCGGAAGTCAACAACGAGCGCAGCAATTATTTAGAGCACCGTGAATTAGTTTTAGCGAGCAGATAA
- the nagZ gene encoding beta-N-acetylhexosaminidase, which yields MSVTQHLQGFGHHLILGVSGTTLSDDDKRALSELKPVGVIFFAKNFLDSAAYEIWLQSYRELIDQIRQYAERDSMFITLDHEGGRVVRTPLPITRFPYASLLQSRSRQVAKATAVELQSLGINISWAPVADIYSHPQNPVIGPRAFGTTPESAANGAREYFLGLQESGILGCAKHFPGHGDTSKDSHLELPVLDLTAEDLRNRELLPFKTLIEEQVPLVMTAHILFPKIDPDVPATLSQRILQGILREELGFKGVVVSDDLDMKAISDMFMQKGTVAKAVNAGCDLFIVSRNINSSSLERTYYIAQDFADSLSNVSLDPAVVAAAKDRIDKLLAIAPQYLVHTLDKDTLKEHTELAIACSFQEVG from the coding sequence AGCATCTCCAGGGCTTTGGGCATCATTTAATTCTCGGTGTCTCCGGCACGACATTAAGCGACGACGATAAACGTGCACTTAGTGAATTAAAACCTGTTGGGGTAATATTTTTTGCTAAGAACTTTCTAGATAGCGCTGCTTATGAAATTTGGTTGCAAAGCTATAGAGAGTTAATCGACCAAATTAGACAATACGCCGAACGTGATTCTATGTTTATTACCTTAGATCATGAAGGCGGTCGGGTGGTGCGTACACCTTTACCAATTACCCGATTTCCCTATGCTTCGCTGTTACAATCGCGATCGCGTCAAGTAGCTAAAGCCACCGCCGTAGAACTCCAATCCTTGGGAATCAATATATCCTGGGCACCTGTAGCAGATATTTATTCCCATCCACAAAATCCTGTGATTGGCCCGCGCGCCTTTGGTACAACTCCCGAATCTGCTGCTAACGGCGCACGGGAATACTTTTTAGGACTGCAAGAATCAGGAATTCTTGGTTGTGCTAAACACTTCCCCGGTCATGGAGATACTAGTAAAGACTCTCATCTAGAACTACCAGTACTTGATTTGACAGCAGAAGACCTGCGAAATCGCGAACTTCTACCTTTCAAAACTCTGATTGAGGAACAGGTACCTCTGGTGATGACAGCCCATATCCTATTCCCGAAAATAGATCCGGATGTACCAGCAACACTTTCGCAACGCATTCTTCAAGGCATACTCAGGGAAGAACTGGGTTTCAAAGGTGTGGTAGTGTCTGACGATTTAGATATGAAAGCCATCTCCGATATGTTTATGCAAAAAGGGACTGTCGCCAAAGCTGTAAATGCTGGCTGTGATTTATTTATTGTCTCCCGTAATATCAACTCATCATCTTTAGAACGTACCTATTACATCGCCCAAGATTTTGCTGACTCCCTGAGTAACGTTAGCCTCGACCCCGCAGTAGTCGCAGCAGCAAAAGACAGAATCGATAAATTACTAGCGATCGCACCTCAATATCTTGTCCATACTTTGGATAAAGATACACTCAAAGAACATACCGAATTAGCGATCGCTTGTTCTTTCCAAGAAGTTGGATGA